The following coding sequences lie in one Synergistales bacterium genomic window:
- a CDS encoding aspartate/glutamate racemase family protein yields MTSTPLLGVLCWEEGASPRGLQQLESLKGNSTNPATYPFPVRFAHVPGANLDTILRNPDRAVHRRMIDTAGELVREGVRFLTTSCGFNVLLQGELARAVPVPAATSSLLQAPAATRLCGGSVAVITAHGPSLTGEHLRAAGITDEVDHHVHGMERCPEWNTIFTAPDREIDLDVVGGEVVAVARSAMETHPHTGAFVLECTDLPPFAERIRAATGLPVFDYTTMVRSIADALGIAATDR; encoded by the coding sequence ATGACATCCACACCGCTACTGGGCGTCCTCTGCTGGGAGGAGGGCGCGTCCCCCAGGGGGCTGCAGCAGCTTGAATCCCTGAAGGGCAACAGCACCAACCCGGCGACCTATCCCTTTCCGGTGCGCTTTGCGCACGTGCCGGGGGCCAATCTGGACACCATCCTCCGAAACCCCGACCGGGCGGTCCACCGGCGCATGATCGACACCGCCGGCGAGCTGGTCCGGGAGGGGGTGCGCTTCCTCACCACCAGCTGCGGCTTCAATGTCCTGCTGCAGGGGGAGCTGGCCCGCGCCGTGCCGGTGCCGGCGGCCACGTCGAGCCTGCTGCAGGCGCCCGCCGCGACCCGCCTCTGCGGCGGCAGCGTGGCCGTCATCACCGCCCACGGCCCTTCGCTGACGGGGGAACACCTCCGGGCCGCCGGCATCACCGACGAGGTGGACCACCACGTCCACGGGATGGAGCGCTGCCCGGAGTGGAACACCATCTTCACCGCGCCGGACCGGGAGATCGATCTGGATGTGGTGGGCGGCGAGGTGGTCGCGGTGGCCCGTTCCGCAATGGAGACACACCCCCACACCGGCGCCTTCGTCCTGGAGTGCACGGACCTGCCGCCCTTCGCGGAGCGGATCCGTGCGGCCACGGGCCTGCCGGTCTTCGACTACACCACGATGGTGCGTTCCATCGCCGACGCGCTGGGGATCGCCGCAACGGATCGCTGA
- a CDS encoding nucleotidyl transferase AbiEii/AbiGii toxin family protein, whose product MMMSKDDLNSVAFSMSFEAKTLEKVVRLLGLLVAIQEHPFLRDKLALKGGTALNLFIFDIPRLSVDIDLNYIGSASPTRMAEERPSIERALYQIASREHMRVRQQPRGKHAGGKWSLRYSSVFGYTGNLEVDLNYMFRIPLWPVVERSSFPVGPLSIVFPVLDFHELAAGKLVALLARSKARDLFDSWRIFAGQHFDISCLRFAFVVYGAMVRQDWRNVTTNDIVCNHADVASQLRPTLRQSIPEAKEKPVDYSNRLVNQCRKALSILLPLAPGERAFLTRINDEGQIVPSLLTSDARLRQNTANHPQLLWKAGNVRQYKHR is encoded by the coding sequence ATGATGATGTCAAAGGATGACTTGAATTCCGTTGCTTTTAGTATGTCTTTTGAGGCAAAAACCCTGGAAAAAGTTGTAAGGTTATTGGGCCTTCTCGTTGCTATCCAAGAGCACCCCTTTCTCCGCGACAAGCTTGCCCTCAAAGGCGGAACTGCATTAAATCTTTTTATTTTTGATATCCCAAGACTCTCGGTGGATATCGATCTGAATTACATTGGGTCTGCCTCGCCGACACGGATGGCGGAAGAACGGCCGTCTATCGAACGTGCTTTGTATCAGATCGCTTCCCGCGAACATATGCGCGTTCGCCAACAGCCCCGAGGCAAGCATGCCGGTGGGAAATGGTCGCTGCGATACAGTAGTGTCTTTGGGTACACTGGTAATCTCGAGGTAGACCTGAATTACATGTTTCGGATTCCCCTCTGGCCTGTTGTGGAACGCTCCTCATTTCCTGTGGGACCGCTGTCCATAGTATTCCCTGTTTTGGACTTCCATGAACTCGCTGCAGGGAAACTGGTCGCATTACTCGCTCGCAGCAAGGCAAGAGATCTCTTCGATAGCTGGCGCATTTTCGCTGGTCAGCATTTTGATATATCATGTTTGCGTTTTGCCTTCGTGGTATATGGTGCAATGGTCCGTCAGGATTGGCGAAACGTAACAACCAACGATATAGTGTGCAACCATGCCGATGTGGCGAGCCAGCTGCGCCCAACACTCAGACAGAGCATCCCTGAAGCAAAAGAGAAGCCCGTTGACTACAGCAACCGCCTTGTCAATCAGTGTCGAAAGGCATTGTCGATTTTGCTGCCCCTTGCCCCAGGCGAACGAGCTTTTCTGACCCGCATTAACGATGAAGGACAGATTGTTCCTTCACTCCTCACCAGCGATGCCAGGCTCCGGCAGAATACCGCGAATCATCCTCAACTTCTGTGGAAAGCCGGGAATGTGCGGCAGTACAAGCACCGCTGA
- a CDS encoding type IV toxin-antitoxin system AbiEi family antitoxin domain-containing protein, giving the protein MRYEAFFRSHPVFRKKELMDYLEIDTESGSRRVEALLGYHRRTGRLLQVRRGLYAVVPRGVSPEHYLVDPFQIAAKAEEDAVLSHHTALELHGWAYSVWHCFLFSAKEPSRAFEFRNNRFRGVRFPAVLRRKDSEQAEVETNYHRDLDIPVTSLERTIVDCFTRPDLAGGWEELWRSLDFVDYFKLDRIVAYVALLENATTAAKVGFYLERNRERLMVGEAYLRELEKMRPKSVHYLDRSRRRSGRYVPRWNLMVPEEVATQLWEQIL; this is encoded by the coding sequence ATGAGATATGAGGCATTTTTCAGGTCACATCCCGTTTTCCGGAAAAAGGAGCTTATGGATTATCTGGAAATCGATACGGAAAGCGGGTCCAGAAGGGTTGAAGCACTCCTGGGCTACCATCGAAGAACTGGGCGGCTGTTGCAGGTGCGCCGGGGCTTGTACGCAGTCGTGCCCCGAGGGGTTTCGCCTGAACACTATCTGGTTGATCCATTTCAGATCGCGGCGAAGGCTGAAGAGGACGCCGTCCTTTCCCATCATACGGCCCTTGAACTCCACGGCTGGGCCTATTCTGTTTGGCATTGCTTTCTCTTTTCGGCGAAGGAACCTTCCAGAGCCTTCGAGTTCCGGAACAATCGCTTTCGGGGTGTGCGTTTCCCGGCGGTTCTGCGACGCAAAGATAGCGAACAGGCAGAGGTCGAGACGAACTATCATCGGGATCTGGATATCCCCGTGACGAGTCTTGAACGTACCATTGTGGATTGCTTTACCCGCCCCGACTTGGCAGGAGGGTGGGAAGAGCTGTGGAGATCGCTCGACTTTGTCGACTATTTCAAGCTCGACAGGATAGTGGCATACGTCGCACTGCTCGAAAATGCGACGACAGCGGCCAAGGTGGGATTCTACCTCGAGCGGAACCGCGAACGGTTGATGGTCGGCGAGGCGTACCTCCGGGAGCTGGAGAAAATGCGGCCGAAAAGCGTGCATTATCTTGACCGAAGTCGGAGGAGATCCGGCCGGTATGTACCACGGTGGAATCTCATGGTGCCGGAAGAGGTGGCGACGCAGCTCTGGGAGCAAATTCTATGA
- a CDS encoding SocA family protein, with the protein MIPFQKEKIGNAVALFARAHARRSGSCPRQTWLYNALALLDFRFLKRYGVPSLGLEYDAVEMGAVPVDLYDERFGLEGVYFRFVPAGAGCLEVRENVEPDLDYFSDAELDIVEDIAATYADAPPDKLIDDLRRELRAWRVAREQAVEAGKKRIAMDFRDEFDPAIFGKKESQLSPAEARFLCYLDTRGCRRLTA; encoded by the coding sequence ATGATCCCATTCCAGAAGGAGAAGATCGGCAACGCCGTGGCCCTGTTCGCGAGGGCCCACGCCAGACGAAGCGGTTCCTGCCCCAGGCAGACATGGCTGTACAACGCGCTGGCGCTGCTGGATTTTCGGTTTTTGAAGCGATATGGCGTCCCCTCCCTCGGTTTGGAATACGACGCCGTCGAGATGGGCGCCGTGCCCGTCGATCTCTACGACGAACGGTTTGGGCTGGAGGGTGTCTATTTCCGTTTCGTCCCCGCCGGGGCAGGCTGCCTGGAGGTGCGGGAGAACGTAGAACCCGACCTGGACTACTTCTCTGATGCCGAGCTGGACATTGTTGAAGATATTGCCGCCACCTATGCCGATGCCCCGCCGGACAAGCTTATCGACGATCTGCGCCGGGAGCTTCGGGCATGGCGGGTGGCCCGGGAGCAGGCCGTCGAGGCGGGGAAGAAGCGTATCGCCATGGATTTCCGGGACGAGTTCGACCCGGCTATCTTTGGAAAGAAGGAGTCCCAGCTCTCTCCGGCGGAGGCCCGCTTTCTCTGTTACCTGGATACGAGAGGGTGCCGCCGGTTGACCGCATAG
- a CDS encoding saccharopine dehydrogenase NADP-binding domain-containing protein codes for MKRILVLGAGRVAAPCVDYLARQKGLTVTVADISAENLAAVTAGTGADSLQRDAGGDPGGLLDEVRPDIVVNLLPPELMAPYARACCDRGVHLVHPAYLDDDTRSMAEEIKGKGLVFVTELGLDPGIDHMSAARTIDTIHGEGGQVERFLSVCGALPAPEANTNPWGYKLSWAPASLVGASKRTARVLLDGAEHRWPDGETFEHVMLQEVPGLGVFELYANADSIPYIEAYGIPEVRTILRGTLRYPGWCETICAMNSLGLFDETTMDLSGLTYRGFLASLLGVAEDQAQAELRRRLGLKPYAAVLLRLQWLGLVDDRPLRAGLSTPRDVVASLFAEKLVYRKGERDLVVLMDEFTAFFPNTGERERFRSLLTDSGTVGEATSIARTTGIPPAIAARFIAEGRIATPGLHMPTLPEIYTPVLAELEREGIALAEERHRLS; via the coding sequence ATGAAACGGATCCTCGTACTCGGCGCGGGGCGCGTGGCGGCGCCCTGCGTGGACTACCTGGCCAGACAGAAGGGGCTGACGGTGACCGTGGCGGACATCTCGGCGGAGAATCTGGCCGCCGTCACAGCCGGCACCGGCGCCGACAGCCTGCAGCGGGACGCCGGCGGCGATCCCGGCGGCCTCCTCGACGAGGTGCGCCCCGACATTGTGGTGAACCTCCTGCCGCCGGAGCTCATGGCCCCCTACGCCAGGGCCTGCTGCGACCGGGGCGTCCACCTGGTGCATCCCGCCTATCTGGACGACGACACCCGCTCCATGGCGGAGGAGATCAAGGGCAAAGGCCTGGTCTTCGTCACCGAACTGGGCCTGGACCCGGGGATCGACCACATGTCCGCCGCCCGGACCATCGACACCATCCACGGCGAAGGCGGACAGGTGGAGCGCTTCCTCTCGGTCTGCGGAGCGCTCCCCGCACCGGAGGCCAACACCAACCCCTGGGGCTACAAGCTCTCCTGGGCCCCGGCGAGCCTGGTGGGCGCCAGCAAGCGGACCGCCCGGGTGCTGCTGGACGGCGCGGAGCACCGCTGGCCCGACGGGGAGACCTTCGAGCACGTGATGCTGCAGGAGGTCCCCGGACTGGGGGTCTTCGAGCTCTACGCCAACGCCGACTCCATCCCCTACATCGAGGCCTACGGCATCCCCGAGGTGCGCACCATCCTCCGGGGGACCCTGCGCTACCCCGGCTGGTGCGAGACGATCTGCGCCATGAACAGCCTGGGCCTCTTCGACGAGACCACCATGGACCTGTCGGGGCTGACCTACAGAGGCTTTCTGGCCTCCCTGCTGGGTGTCGCCGAAGACCAGGCGCAAGCCGAGCTCCGCCGTCGGCTGGGGCTCAAGCCCTACGCGGCGGTGCTCCTGCGGCTGCAGTGGCTGGGCCTGGTCGACGACCGGCCGCTTCGCGCGGGGCTCTCCACGCCGCGGGATGTGGTGGCATCACTCTTTGCCGAGAAGCTGGTCTACCGGAAGGGCGAACGCGACCTGGTGGTCCTGATGGACGAGTTCACCGCCTTCTTCCCGAACACAGGGGAACGGGAGCGCTTCCGCTCGCTGCTGACAGACAGCGGCACGGTGGGCGAGGCCACCTCCATCGCCCGCACCACCGGCATCCCCCCGGCCATCGCCGCCCGGTTCATCGCCGAAGGGCGGATCGCCACGCCGGGGCTCCACATGCCCACCCTGCCGGAGATCTACACACCCGTCCTGGCCGAGCTGGAGCGTGAGGGCATCGCCCTCGCCGAGGAGCGCCACCGGCTCTCCTGA